The proteins below come from a single Sander lucioperca isolate FBNREF2018 chromosome 20, SLUC_FBN_1.2, whole genome shotgun sequence genomic window:
- the prkcq gene encoding protein kinase C theta type isoform X1, with the protein MSPFLRIGFSSFEMDPGLAYHEEVLDPYCAVYMKEAIDTEKGQVHKQKKPTMYPPWSTTFDAHVHRGRIMHVMVKDRTAELKSEATVALDLLATRCKKENGKLEIWLELKPQGRLLMEAKYYLEKSDAAGQTEGDPESEPEREGLFALHQRRGAIKQAKVHIVKCHEFSATFFPQPTFCSVCKEFVWGLNKQGYQCRQCNAAIHKKCIDKVIAKCTGSAINSKETMIHKERFKIDMPHRFKVYNYKSPTFCEHCGTLLWGLAKQGLKCEECSMNVHHKCQKKVANLCGVNQKLMAEALAMIESKQQADAGPTFCQARSTRESEIIGREGPVGVGQPGVVRAPSGLVTGVPATATPANKDIQGVSWDGPTDVGRSIPEALTEEPLYAVPRKEHQPKFTVDDFILHKMLGKGSFGKVFLAELKKSGHFYAVKALKKDVVLMDDDVECTMVERRVLSLAWENPFLTHLYCTFQTKENLFFVMECLNGGDLMFHIQNCHKFDLHRATFYAAEIICGLQFLHSKGIIYRDLKLDNVLLDSEGHIKIADFGMCKENMQDESRTSTFCGTPDYIAPEILLGQKYNSSVDWWSFGVLLYEMLIGQSPFHGRDEEELFQSIRTDNPVYPRWLTKDAKDILIKLFVREPEERLGVKGNIRQHGFFSSTDWNSLEQRKVAPPFRPTLTSPSDCSNFDKEFINEKPRLSCADRTLINSVDQTMFRNFSFVNPGMARNAAR; encoded by the exons AAAAGGGCCAAGTGCACAAGCAGAAGAAGCCCACCATGTACCCGCCATGGAGCACCACGTTTGACGCCCACGTCCACCGTGGTCGCATCATGCACGTGATGGTGAAGGACCGCACGGCAGAGCTGAAGTCTGAGGCCACGGTGGCTCTTGACTTGCTGGCAACGCGATGCAAGAAGGAGAACGGCAAGCTAGAGATCTGG CTGGAGCTGAAGCCACAGGGCCGCCTGCTGATGGAGGCCAAATACTATCTGGAGAAGAGCG ACGCTGCAGGTCAGACTGAGGGAGACCCAGAGTCCGAACCAGAGAGGGAGGGTCTGTTCGCCCTCCATCAGCGGCGAGGGGCCATCAAACAGGCTAAAGTTCACATTGTCAAATGTCACGAGTTCAGCGCCACGTTCTTCCCTCAACCGACCTTCTGCTCCGTCTGCAAAGAGTTTGTCTG GGGTCTTAACAAGCAGGGTTACCAGTGCAGAC AGTGCAATGCAGCCATTCACAAAAAATGCATAGACAAAGTAATCGCTAAATGCACGGGTTCAGCCATTAACAGCAAAGAAACAATG ATCCACAAGGAGCGCTTCAAGATCGACATGCCCCACAGGTTTAAGGTCTACAACTACAAAAGTCCCACTTTCTGTGAACACTGCGGTACTCTGCTGTGGGGGCTCGCCAAGCAGGGGCTCAAATGTGAGG AATGTAGCATGAATGTCCATCATAAATGCCAGAAGAAAGTAGCCAACCTCTGTGGGGTCAACCAAAAACTGATGGCTGAAGCTCTGGCCATGATCGAGAGTAAACAGCAG GCCGATGCTGGTCCTACCTTTTGTCAGGCCAGAAGCACCCGAGAAAGTGAGATCATTGGTCGAGAAGGCCCAGTAGGTGTTGGCCAGCCAGGCGTGGTCCGAGCTCCGTCTGGGTTAGTAACGGGTGTACCAGCCACAGCTACACCTGCAAACAAAG ACATTCAGGGTGTGTCATGGGATGGACCGACTGACGTCGGCAGGTCGATCCCTGAGGCGCTGACAGAAGAGCCTCTGTACGCTGTTCCCAGGAAGGAGCACCAACCCAAATTCACCGTCGATGACTTCATCCTGCACAAGATGCTTGGGAAAGGCAGCTTTGGCAAG GTGTTTTTAGCCGAGCTGAAAAAAAGCGGGCACTTTTACGCGGTGAAGGCTCTAAAAAAGGATGTGGTGCTGATGGACGATGATGTCGAGTGCACCATGGTGGAGAGGAGGGTCCTCTCTCTTGCCTGGGAAAACCCTTTCCTCACGCACCTTTACTGCACCTTCCAGACCAAG GAGAACCTGTTCTTCGTGATGGAGTGTCTAAATGGAGGGGATCTCATGTTCCACATCCAGAACTGCCACAAGTTTGACTTGCACAGAGCCAC CTTCTATGCAGCTGAGATCATCTGTGGGCTCCAGTTCCTGCACTCTAAAGGAATCATTTACAG GGATCTGAAGCTGGATAATGTGCTGCTGGACTCTGAGGGTCATATCAAGATAGCAGACTTTGGCATGTGTAAGGAGAACATGCAGGACGAGTCACGCACCTCCACCTTCTGTGGGACACCCGACTACATCGCTCCAGAG ATCCTGCTGGGTCAGAAGTACAACAGCTCAGTGGACTGGTGGTCGTTTGGAGTGCTGCTGTACGAGATGCTGATCGGTCAGTCTCCGTTCCACGGCCGCGATGAAGAGGAGTTGTTTCAATCCATACGAACTGACAACCCCGTTTATCCCCGCTGGCTCACCAAAGACGCCAAGGACATTCTGATCAAG TTGTTTGTGAGGGAGCCCGAGGAGCGCCTGGGAGTGAAGGGAAACATCAGACAGCACGGTTTCTTCAGCAGCACTGACTGGAACTCCCTGGAACAACGGAAGGTGGCGCCGCCCTTCAGGCCAACATTA ACGTCGCCCAGTGACTGCAGTAACTTTGACAAAGAGTTTATCAACGAGAAGCCCCGGCTGTCGTGTGCCGACCGGACGCTCATCAACAGCGTTGACCAGACGATGTTCAGAAACTTCTCCTTTGTCAACCCGGGGATGGCTCGCAACGCAGCACGCTGA
- the prkcq gene encoding protein kinase C theta type isoform X2, whose amino-acid sequence MSPFLRIGFSSFEMDPGLAYHEEVLDPYCAVYMKEAIDTEKGQVHKQKKPTMYPPWSTTFDAHVHRGRIMHVMVKDRTAELKSEATVALDLLATRCKKENGKLEIWLELKPQGRLLMEAKYYLEKSDAAGQTEGDPESEPEREGLFALHQRRGAIKQAKVHIVKCHEFSATFFPQPTFCSVCKEFVWGLNKQGYQCRQCNAAIHKKCIDKVIAKCTGSAINSKETMIHKERFKIDMPHRFKVYNYKSPTFCEHCGTLLWGLAKQGLKCEECSMNVHHKCQKKVANLCGVNQKLMAEALAMIESKQQARSTRESEIIGREGPVGVGQPGVVRAPSGLVTGVPATATPANKDIQGVSWDGPTDVGRSIPEALTEEPLYAVPRKEHQPKFTVDDFILHKMLGKGSFGKVFLAELKKSGHFYAVKALKKDVVLMDDDVECTMVERRVLSLAWENPFLTHLYCTFQTKENLFFVMECLNGGDLMFHIQNCHKFDLHRATFYAAEIICGLQFLHSKGIIYRDLKLDNVLLDSEGHIKIADFGMCKENMQDESRTSTFCGTPDYIAPEILLGQKYNSSVDWWSFGVLLYEMLIGQSPFHGRDEEELFQSIRTDNPVYPRWLTKDAKDILIKLFVREPEERLGVKGNIRQHGFFSSTDWNSLEQRKVAPPFRPTLTSPSDCSNFDKEFINEKPRLSCADRTLINSVDQTMFRNFSFVNPGMARNAAR is encoded by the exons AAAAGGGCCAAGTGCACAAGCAGAAGAAGCCCACCATGTACCCGCCATGGAGCACCACGTTTGACGCCCACGTCCACCGTGGTCGCATCATGCACGTGATGGTGAAGGACCGCACGGCAGAGCTGAAGTCTGAGGCCACGGTGGCTCTTGACTTGCTGGCAACGCGATGCAAGAAGGAGAACGGCAAGCTAGAGATCTGG CTGGAGCTGAAGCCACAGGGCCGCCTGCTGATGGAGGCCAAATACTATCTGGAGAAGAGCG ACGCTGCAGGTCAGACTGAGGGAGACCCAGAGTCCGAACCAGAGAGGGAGGGTCTGTTCGCCCTCCATCAGCGGCGAGGGGCCATCAAACAGGCTAAAGTTCACATTGTCAAATGTCACGAGTTCAGCGCCACGTTCTTCCCTCAACCGACCTTCTGCTCCGTCTGCAAAGAGTTTGTCTG GGGTCTTAACAAGCAGGGTTACCAGTGCAGAC AGTGCAATGCAGCCATTCACAAAAAATGCATAGACAAAGTAATCGCTAAATGCACGGGTTCAGCCATTAACAGCAAAGAAACAATG ATCCACAAGGAGCGCTTCAAGATCGACATGCCCCACAGGTTTAAGGTCTACAACTACAAAAGTCCCACTTTCTGTGAACACTGCGGTACTCTGCTGTGGGGGCTCGCCAAGCAGGGGCTCAAATGTGAGG AATGTAGCATGAATGTCCATCATAAATGCCAGAAGAAAGTAGCCAACCTCTGTGGGGTCAACCAAAAACTGATGGCTGAAGCTCTGGCCATGATCGAGAGTAAACAGCAG GCCAGAAGCACCCGAGAAAGTGAGATCATTGGTCGAGAAGGCCCAGTAGGTGTTGGCCAGCCAGGCGTGGTCCGAGCTCCGTCTGGGTTAGTAACGGGTGTACCAGCCACAGCTACACCTGCAAACAAAG ACATTCAGGGTGTGTCATGGGATGGACCGACTGACGTCGGCAGGTCGATCCCTGAGGCGCTGACAGAAGAGCCTCTGTACGCTGTTCCCAGGAAGGAGCACCAACCCAAATTCACCGTCGATGACTTCATCCTGCACAAGATGCTTGGGAAAGGCAGCTTTGGCAAG GTGTTTTTAGCCGAGCTGAAAAAAAGCGGGCACTTTTACGCGGTGAAGGCTCTAAAAAAGGATGTGGTGCTGATGGACGATGATGTCGAGTGCACCATGGTGGAGAGGAGGGTCCTCTCTCTTGCCTGGGAAAACCCTTTCCTCACGCACCTTTACTGCACCTTCCAGACCAAG GAGAACCTGTTCTTCGTGATGGAGTGTCTAAATGGAGGGGATCTCATGTTCCACATCCAGAACTGCCACAAGTTTGACTTGCACAGAGCCAC CTTCTATGCAGCTGAGATCATCTGTGGGCTCCAGTTCCTGCACTCTAAAGGAATCATTTACAG GGATCTGAAGCTGGATAATGTGCTGCTGGACTCTGAGGGTCATATCAAGATAGCAGACTTTGGCATGTGTAAGGAGAACATGCAGGACGAGTCACGCACCTCCACCTTCTGTGGGACACCCGACTACATCGCTCCAGAG ATCCTGCTGGGTCAGAAGTACAACAGCTCAGTGGACTGGTGGTCGTTTGGAGTGCTGCTGTACGAGATGCTGATCGGTCAGTCTCCGTTCCACGGCCGCGATGAAGAGGAGTTGTTTCAATCCATACGAACTGACAACCCCGTTTATCCCCGCTGGCTCACCAAAGACGCCAAGGACATTCTGATCAAG TTGTTTGTGAGGGAGCCCGAGGAGCGCCTGGGAGTGAAGGGAAACATCAGACAGCACGGTTTCTTCAGCAGCACTGACTGGAACTCCCTGGAACAACGGAAGGTGGCGCCGCCCTTCAGGCCAACATTA ACGTCGCCCAGTGACTGCAGTAACTTTGACAAAGAGTTTATCAACGAGAAGCCCCGGCTGTCGTGTGCCGACCGGACGCTCATCAACAGCGTTGACCAGACGATGTTCAGAAACTTCTCCTTTGTCAACCCGGGGATGGCTCGCAACGCAGCACGCTGA